A DNA window from Streptomyces canus contains the following coding sequences:
- a CDS encoding ABC transporter permease — translation MTTHSPALPTTLDKPARITIRGTTKTGGRVTIPRSVRRAAGPVGLVLLWFLTSATGVLPESVLASPVDVLNQAVELTRNGELPSAIAASGRRAATGFLIGATIALSLSLLAGLFRLGEDVIDSSMGMFRAIPWVGLIPLFIVWFGIEETPKIALVALGVTYPLYFNIYGGIRSTDSQLVEAARMMGLGRLGLIRYVILPSALPGALVGLRYALSTAWLALVFAEQINADAGLGYLMSNAQQYFRTDVIVLCLVVYALLGLACDFAVRILSRRLLTWRANFEGEA, via the coding sequence ATGACGACACATTCGCCGGCACTGCCGACCACCTTGGACAAGCCCGCCCGGATCACCATCCGCGGGACCACGAAGACGGGCGGCCGTGTCACGATCCCCCGTTCCGTGCGGAGGGCCGCGGGCCCCGTGGGTCTTGTCCTGCTCTGGTTCCTCACCTCGGCCACCGGGGTCCTCCCGGAGTCCGTCCTGGCCTCGCCGGTCGACGTGCTGAACCAGGCTGTGGAGCTGACCAGGAACGGCGAACTCCCCAGCGCCATAGCCGCGTCGGGCCGCCGCGCGGCGACCGGCTTCCTCATCGGTGCGACGATCGCGCTGAGCCTGTCCCTGCTCGCCGGGCTGTTCCGGCTCGGCGAGGACGTCATCGACTCCTCGATGGGCATGTTCCGGGCGATCCCGTGGGTGGGTCTGATCCCGCTGTTCATCGTGTGGTTCGGTATCGAGGAGACGCCGAAGATCGCCCTCGTCGCGCTCGGCGTGACGTATCCGCTGTACTTCAACATCTACGGCGGCATCCGCTCCACCGACTCCCAACTCGTCGAGGCCGCACGGATGATGGGGCTCGGCAGGCTTGGTCTGATCAGGTACGTGATCCTGCCGAGCGCGCTGCCCGGCGCCCTCGTGGGGCTCCGGTACGCGCTGTCCACCGCCTGGCTGGCGCTGGTCTTCGCCGAGCAGATCAACGCGGACGCGGGGCTCGGCTATCTGATGAGCAACGCCCAGCAGTACTTCCGTACGGACGTCATCGTGCTCTGCCTCGTCGTGTACGCGCTGCTCGGACTCGCCTGCGACTTCGCCGTACGGATCCTTTCGCGCCGCCTGCTGACCTGGCGGGCCAACTTCGAGGGTGAGGCGTAG
- the crcB gene encoding fluoride efflux transporter CrcB, translating into MTAPESLRAPAGPTRPSLRRGQAPVVAVVALGGALGAAARYALALHWPAPPGGFPWATFWTNVVGCAVIGVFMVVITDVWAAHRLVRPFFGTGVLGGFTTFSTYAVDIQKLVDHGRPAMGLAYLAATLLAALTAVWLASTATRRVLKWRQP; encoded by the coding sequence ATGACAGCCCCGGAGAGCCTCCGTGCTCCCGCCGGCCCCACGCGCCCGTCGCTCCGGCGCGGCCAGGCGCCGGTCGTCGCGGTGGTCGCCCTGGGCGGCGCGCTCGGGGCCGCCGCCCGGTACGCCCTCGCCCTCCACTGGCCCGCGCCGCCCGGCGGATTCCCCTGGGCGACCTTCTGGACCAACGTCGTCGGCTGTGCCGTCATCGGCGTGTTCATGGTCGTCATCACCGACGTGTGGGCCGCCCACCGCCTGGTCCGTCCCTTCTTCGGCACCGGCGTCCTCGGCGGCTTCACCACCTTCTCGACCTACGCCGTCGACATCCAGAAACTCGTCGATCACGGCCGGCCCGCCATGGGCCTGGCCTATCTCGCCGCGACGTTGCTCGCGGCCCTCACCGCGGTGTGGCTCGCGTCCACAGCGACCCGCCGCGTCCTGAAGTGGAGGCAGCCATGA
- a CDS encoding LacI family DNA-binding transcriptional regulator — protein MTMNNAGGRRRPPTIHDVAREAGVSRGTVSRVLNGGHYVSPPALEAVNAAIRKTGYVVNRHARSLITGRSDSVGFLLTEPQERFFEDPNFNVLLRGCTQALAAHDIPLLLMLAGTEDERRRIKRFITAGHLDGVLLVTSHSADPVAEELHKAGVPVVQCGKPMRSGSKVSYVAADDRDGARDMVRHLLSLGRRRIGIVTGPLDSPGGVDRLAGYKEVLAEAGVGIDERLVVSGDYSRAAGEAGTERLLAQAPDLDAVFVASDLMALGALTALRRAGRRIPEDVAVGGFDDSIAATEATPPLTTIRQPYDRISAEMVRVLLAQLGGEDPAAVILPTELVRREST, from the coding sequence TTGACCATGAACAATGCGGGGGGCCGGCGCAGACCACCGACGATCCACGACGTGGCCCGCGAGGCCGGGGTCTCGCGGGGCACCGTCTCGCGCGTGCTCAACGGCGGACACTACGTCAGCCCGCCCGCCCTGGAGGCGGTCAACGCCGCCATCCGCAAGACGGGTTACGTCGTCAACCGGCACGCCCGCTCGCTGATCACCGGCCGCTCCGACTCGGTCGGCTTCCTGCTCACGGAGCCCCAGGAGCGGTTCTTCGAGGATCCCAACTTCAACGTGCTGCTGCGCGGCTGCACCCAGGCGCTGGCCGCGCACGACATCCCCCTGCTGCTGATGCTGGCGGGCACCGAGGACGAGCGGCGCCGGATCAAGCGGTTCATCACGGCGGGTCACCTCGACGGCGTGCTGCTGGTCACCAGCCACTCCGCCGACCCGGTGGCCGAGGAACTGCACAAGGCAGGCGTGCCCGTCGTGCAGTGCGGCAAGCCCATGAGGTCCGGCTCCAAGGTGAGCTACGTGGCCGCGGACGACCGCGACGGCGCCCGTGACATGGTCCGCCATCTGCTGTCCCTGGGCCGCCGCCGGATCGGCATCGTGACCGGCCCGCTGGACTCACCGGGCGGTGTCGACCGTCTCGCCGGCTACAAGGAGGTGCTGGCGGAGGCGGGCGTCGGGATCGACGAGCGGCTCGTCGTCTCCGGCGACTACAGCCGGGCCGCCGGAGAGGCGGGCACCGAACGGCTGCTGGCGCAGGCTCCGGACCTGGACGCCGTGTTCGTCGCCTCCGACCTGATGGCGCTGGGCGCCCTGACGGCACTGCGCCGAGCGGGCCGACGGATCCCCGAGGACGTGGCCGTCGGCGGCTTCGACGACTCCATCGCCGCGACCGAGGCCACCCCTCCGCTCACCACGATCCGCCAGCCCTACGACCGCATCAGCGCCGAGATGGTGCGGGTGCTGCTGGCCCAGCTGGGTGGAGAGGATCCGGCAGCGGTGATCCTGCCCACGGAGCTGGTCCGCCGCGAGTCGACCTGA
- a CDS encoding sulfurtransferase, whose product MTVTTTVAELREQLASATPPTLLDVRWALGDPHGREHYAEGHIPGAVYVDLDTELASAPSPEGGRHPLPALGDLQEAARGWGVREDRPVVVYDDLGNTAAARAWWLLRHAGLDRVTLLDGALSAWRAAGLPLESGLPADPSPGDVVLRAGALPVLDADEAAELPLSGLLLDARAGERYRGEVEPVDPRAGHIPGAVSAPTGENLAADGTFLPAEELRKRFEELGAGTADRIGVYCGSGVTAAHQIAALEIAGFEAVLFPGSWSAWSADPDRPATKGGRP is encoded by the coding sequence ATGACCGTCACGACCACCGTCGCGGAGCTCCGCGAGCAGCTCGCCTCCGCCACTCCCCCGACCCTGCTGGACGTGCGCTGGGCGCTCGGCGATCCGCACGGACGCGAGCACTACGCCGAGGGACACATCCCGGGCGCCGTCTACGTCGACCTGGACACGGAACTCGCCTCCGCCCCGAGCCCCGAGGGCGGCCGGCATCCGCTGCCCGCGCTCGGGGACCTTCAGGAGGCGGCGCGTGGATGGGGCGTCCGGGAGGACCGACCGGTCGTCGTCTACGACGACTTGGGCAACACGGCCGCCGCCCGCGCCTGGTGGCTCCTGCGGCACGCGGGGCTCGACCGGGTGACGCTGCTCGACGGGGCACTCAGCGCCTGGCGGGCCGCCGGACTGCCCCTGGAGTCAGGGCTTCCGGCGGATCCGTCGCCGGGTGACGTCGTCCTGCGAGCGGGCGCGCTCCCCGTTCTCGACGCGGACGAAGCCGCCGAACTCCCCTTGTCCGGGCTCCTCCTGGACGCACGGGCGGGCGAGCGGTACCGCGGAGAGGTGGAGCCGGTCGACCCGCGCGCGGGTCACATCCCGGGCGCCGTGTCCGCGCCGACCGGGGAGAACCTCGCCGCGGACGGCACCTTCCTGCCGGCCGAGGAGCTCCGGAAGCGGTTCGAGGAGCTGGGTGCCGGTACGGCGGACCGGATCGGCGTGTACTGCGGCTCGGGCGTCACCGCCGCCCATCAGATCGCCGCACTGGAGATCGCCGGGTTCGAGGCGGTCCTCTTCCCCGGTTCCTGGTCCGCGTGGTCCGCCGACCCGGACCGTCCGGCCACGAAGGGAGGCCGGCCATGA
- a CDS encoding SMP-30/gluconolactonase/LRE family protein has translation MDRSTALTPRHYVAIGGHGPEDVVADSRGRVLTGVADGRILRIDGLTEPLAARVEVLAETGGRPLGLELLPDDALLVCDAERGLLGVDLTDGTVRVIADEVAGERLRFASNVVALSDGSVYFTVSSRRYPLEQWIGDIVEHTGTGRLLRLAPGDDTPEVLLEGLQFANGLAVSGDESFLVVAETGARRLTRYWLDGPQAGRAEPLAENLPGMPDNIWRGGPEGPIWVSLAGPRVPPLDLLHRAAPPVRRAAARIAVRAPYRPTGSIGVLAVDDTGEVVHHLARSRSRFRMVTSVCEASGHLVLGSLWERGIALCEPPAAK, from the coding sequence ATGGACCGTTCCACCGCACTGACTCCCCGCCACTACGTCGCGATCGGCGGCCACGGACCCGAGGACGTCGTCGCCGACTCCCGCGGCCGGGTCCTCACCGGAGTGGCGGACGGCCGCATCCTGCGCATCGACGGACTGACGGAACCGCTCGCCGCCCGCGTCGAGGTGCTCGCCGAGACCGGCGGCAGGCCGCTCGGCCTCGAACTCCTCCCGGACGATGCCCTGTTGGTGTGCGACGCCGAACGCGGACTACTGGGCGTCGACCTCACCGACGGCACCGTACGCGTCATCGCCGACGAGGTGGCGGGGGAGAGGCTGCGGTTCGCCAGCAACGTGGTCGCGCTGTCCGACGGCAGCGTCTACTTCACCGTCTCCAGCCGCCGCTATCCCCTGGAGCAGTGGATCGGCGACATCGTCGAACACACCGGCACCGGCCGCCTCCTGCGCCTGGCGCCCGGCGACGACACTCCCGAAGTCCTGTTGGAGGGACTGCAGTTCGCCAACGGCCTCGCCGTGAGCGGCGACGAGTCCTTCCTGGTCGTCGCCGAGACCGGGGCCCGCCGGCTCACCCGTTACTGGCTCGACGGACCGCAGGCCGGACGCGCCGAACCCCTCGCCGAGAACCTGCCGGGCATGCCCGACAACATCTGGCGCGGCGGACCCGAAGGCCCGATCTGGGTCTCGCTCGCCGGGCCCCGCGTGCCCCCGCTCGACCTGCTGCACCGCGCCGCCCCACCGGTCCGCCGAGCCGCCGCCCGCATCGCCGTACGCGCCCCCTACCGCCCCACGGGCAGCATCGGCGTCCTCGCGGTCGACGACACGGGCGAGGTCGTCCACCACCTCGCCCGCAGCCGTTCCCGCTTCCGCATGGTCACCAGCGTCTGCGAGGCCTCCGGCCACCTGGTCCTCGGCAGCCTCTGGGAGCGCGGCATCGCGCTGTGCGAGCCGCCCGCCGCGAAGTGA
- a CDS encoding MarR family winged helix-turn-helix transcriptional regulator, which translates to MAVNTVSTGLEERWRDILAVHARTMCEIDRVLHPHGLGASDFEVLDILATESPREGDQCRVQNLVGRVHLSQSALSRLIGRLEKDGLVERSMCVEDRRGVWVSLTRKGRDLHAEVLPLQREVLAKMLDG; encoded by the coding sequence ATGGCGGTGAACACGGTCTCGACCGGCCTCGAGGAACGGTGGCGGGACATCCTGGCGGTGCACGCGCGCACGATGTGCGAGATCGACCGCGTGCTGCACCCGCACGGGCTGGGAGCGAGCGATTTCGAGGTGCTCGACATCCTCGCCACCGAGTCGCCCCGGGAGGGCGACCAGTGCAGGGTGCAGAACCTCGTCGGGCGGGTGCATCTGAGCCAGAGCGCGCTGTCCCGGCTGATCGGCCGCCTGGAGAAGGACGGCCTGGTGGAGCGGTCCATGTGCGTGGAGGACCGGCGGGGTGTGTGGGTGTCCCTCACCCGCAAGGGCCGTGACCTGCACGCCGAGGTGCTGCCACTGCAGCGCGAAGTGCTGGCGAAGATGCTCGACGGCTAG
- a CDS encoding VOC family protein, translating into MTAGLKTIIYPVKDLTAAKALFSALLGVEPYADEPYYVGFKDAGQDVGLDPNGHARGMTGPVPYWHVDDIRATLAALVAAGAETLQDVQDVGGGKLIAFVKDADGNLVGITQDPQT; encoded by the coding sequence ATGACCGCCGGCCTCAAGACGATCATCTACCCCGTCAAGGACCTGACCGCGGCGAAGGCCCTGTTCAGCGCGCTGCTGGGGGTGGAGCCGTATGCGGATGAGCCGTATTACGTCGGTTTCAAGGACGCGGGACAGGACGTCGGCCTCGACCCGAACGGGCACGCCCGGGGCATGACCGGCCCGGTGCCGTACTGGCACGTCGACGACATCCGGGCGACGCTCGCGGCGCTGGTGGCAGCCGGTGCCGAGACGCTCCAGGACGTCCAGGACGTCGGCGGCGGCAAGCTGATCGCCTTCGTCAAGGACGCGGACGGCAACCTGGTCGGGATCACCCAGGATCCGCAGACCTGA
- a CDS encoding ArsR family transcriptional regulator has protein sequence MLRIPAGQRRLDILERLKDLASHFPPQRHGDPARGGVTARRVARKLSVPRSIAEPHLGLLVDLGLLRTRRIRWRTYYRHDEMRIAEVARMFEKGW, from the coding sequence ATGCTGAGGATCCCGGCCGGCCAGCGGCGTCTGGACATCCTGGAGCGGCTGAAGGACCTGGCCTCGCACTTCCCGCCGCAGCGGCACGGCGACCCCGCCCGGGGCGGAGTCACCGCCCGCAGGGTCGCACGCAAGCTCAGCGTGCCTCGCTCCATCGCGGAGCCCCACCTCGGCCTGCTCGTGGACCTCGGCCTGCTGCGTACCAGGAGAATCCGGTGGCGCACGTACTACCGTCACGACGAGATGCGCATCGCCGAGGTGGCGCGCATGTTCGAGAAGGGCTGGTAG
- a CDS encoding acyl-CoA thioester hydrolase/BAAT C-terminal domain-containing protein encodes MRDGESASQITEHQVTAPWEGVLLEPAAGSGAGVLVLAGSSGRVDRRRARLLAQQGLVALAIRWFGGPGQSAGICEIPLETFVAGVDLLRSRGVERVGVLGVSKGAEAALLTAVHEPLVDVVVAVSPTALVWCNVGPGLDGRRHPYRSSWTWRGQPLPFVPMDDSWRPAERADGPVAISGWYDLSERTFAAHLDAAAIPVERARADVLLIAGGDDAMWPSLRYAEQLAARRRAAGGSVHLLTHDDAGHRPRFPGEGPAEPSPTFRYGGTPRADASLGELAWAPVVDALRPPGAAPVDQGN; translated from the coding sequence ATGCGTGACGGAGAGAGCGCATCGCAGATCACCGAGCACCAGGTGACGGCTCCCTGGGAAGGGGTCCTGCTGGAGCCGGCCGCGGGCAGCGGCGCCGGGGTCCTGGTCCTGGCGGGGTCGAGTGGTCGTGTCGACCGGCGGCGAGCGCGGCTTCTGGCTCAGCAGGGCCTTGTCGCTCTGGCCATACGCTGGTTCGGCGGACCCGGCCAGTCGGCCGGGATCTGCGAGATCCCCCTGGAGACATTCGTCGCGGGAGTGGATCTGCTGCGGTCTCGCGGAGTGGAGCGCGTCGGCGTACTCGGCGTGTCCAAGGGCGCCGAGGCCGCGCTGCTCACGGCGGTGCACGAGCCGCTCGTGGACGTGGTGGTCGCCGTGTCGCCGACCGCCCTGGTCTGGTGCAACGTCGGACCCGGTCTTGACGGTCGCCGGCATCCGTATCGCTCCTCCTGGACCTGGCGGGGGCAGCCGCTGCCTTTCGTGCCCATGGACGACTCCTGGCGCCCGGCGGAGCGGGCCGACGGCCCGGTGGCCATCAGCGGGTGGTACGACCTCAGCGAGCGGACCTTCGCCGCGCACCTGGACGCCGCCGCGATTCCGGTCGAGCGGGCGCGCGCCGACGTGCTGCTCATCGCCGGTGGTGATGACGCCATGTGGCCCTCCCTGCGGTATGCCGAACAACTGGCCGCACGACGCCGCGCGGCCGGAGGCTCCGTCCATCTGCTCACGCACGACGACGCAGGGCACCGCCCGCGTTTCCCCGGCGAAGGTCCCGCCGAGCCCTCGCCGACATTCCGCTACGGGGGGACACCCCGCGCCGATGCCTCGCTCGGCGAGCTGGCCTGGGCACCCGTCGTCGACGCCCTCCGCCCCCCGGGGGCGGCGCCGGTCGATCAGGGCAACTGA
- a CDS encoding beta-galactosidase yields MPETTPRGLTRLAFGGDYNPEQWPESVWDEDVRLMREAGVTMVSVGIFSWALLEPEPGVYDFGWLDRILGLLHENGVRVDLGTPTVVPPAWFYRAHPDALPVTADGTRLAFGSRGAICHSNSAYRAAAANITTRLAARYADHPALAMWHVHNEYGVPVSACYCHSCAAHFRRWLETTYGGVDGVNEAWGTAFWGQHYTSVEQIDPPRTAATVGNPGQALDYKRFADATMRENFVTERDILHRLSPGVPVTTNFMTALSQCDSVDYWAWGREVDIVTNDHYLITDGRRTHVNLAMAADLTRSVAGGAPWILLEHSTSGVNWQPRNPAKAPGQMARNSLAHVARGSEGAMFFQWRQSRRGAEKFHSAMVPHGGTDTRVWREVVELGASLDSLSTIRGTRTQADVAVLWDWHSWWAQNLDWRPSEDHDARERADAFYEALYDRHFTVDFAHPEADLSAYPLVVVPALYLMTEAAGNNLRAYVENGGTLVVSYFSGIVDEHDAVHAGAHPGALRDVLGLTVEEFSPLLPGELVRIIGPDGSELTGDVWTEFVVPRGAETVWTYADGLAAGHPAVTRHRHGAGTAWYVSTRLAAQGLDALLGWAAEDAQLPSSADLPHDVEVVRRNGESGSYVFVVNHTASEAKVPLDAAGTELLTGERAAGRLAVPAGAVRVVRLDG; encoded by the coding sequence ATGCCGGAGACCACCCCCAGGGGCCTCACCAGGCTTGCCTTCGGCGGGGACTACAACCCGGAGCAGTGGCCCGAGAGCGTCTGGGACGAGGACGTCCGGCTGATGCGCGAGGCCGGGGTCACCATGGTCAGCGTAGGGATCTTCTCCTGGGCGCTCCTGGAGCCGGAACCGGGCGTGTACGACTTCGGCTGGCTGGACCGGATCCTCGGCCTGCTGCACGAGAACGGCGTCCGGGTCGACCTCGGCACGCCCACGGTCGTCCCGCCGGCCTGGTTCTACCGCGCCCATCCCGACGCACTGCCGGTCACGGCCGACGGCACCCGCCTCGCGTTCGGCTCGCGCGGTGCCATCTGCCACAGCAACAGTGCCTACCGCGCGGCCGCCGCGAACATCACCACCCGGCTCGCAGCGCGTTATGCCGACCACCCGGCCCTGGCGATGTGGCACGTGCACAACGAGTACGGCGTCCCCGTCTCCGCCTGCTACTGCCACTCCTGCGCCGCCCACTTCCGCCGCTGGCTCGAGACGACGTACGGCGGCGTCGACGGCGTCAACGAGGCCTGGGGCACCGCCTTCTGGGGCCAGCACTACACGAGCGTCGAGCAGATCGACCCGCCGCGCACCGCGGCCACCGTCGGCAACCCCGGCCAGGCGCTGGACTACAAGCGGTTCGCCGACGCCACCATGCGGGAGAACTTCGTGACGGAGCGGGACATCCTGCACCGGCTCTCCCCGGGCGTCCCGGTCACCACCAACTTCATGACCGCGCTCAGCCAGTGCGACTCCGTCGACTACTGGGCCTGGGGCCGCGAGGTCGACATCGTCACCAACGACCACTACCTCATCACCGACGGCCGCCGCACCCACGTCAACCTCGCCATGGCCGCCGACCTCACCCGCTCGGTCGCGGGCGGCGCCCCCTGGATCCTTCTGGAGCACTCCACCTCGGGCGTCAACTGGCAGCCGCGCAACCCCGCCAAGGCCCCCGGCCAGATGGCACGCAACTCCCTGGCGCACGTGGCCCGCGGCTCCGAGGGCGCCATGTTCTTCCAGTGGCGGCAGTCCCGGCGCGGCGCCGAGAAGTTCCACTCGGCGATGGTCCCGCACGGCGGCACCGACACACGCGTGTGGCGCGAGGTCGTCGAACTGGGCGCCTCTCTGGACTCGTTGAGCACGATCCGCGGCACCCGCACCCAGGCCGACGTGGCCGTCCTGTGGGACTGGCACTCGTGGTGGGCGCAGAACCTCGACTGGCGCCCCAGCGAGGACCACGACGCGCGCGAGCGTGCCGACGCCTTCTACGAGGCCCTCTACGACCGCCACTTCACCGTCGATTTCGCCCACCCGGAAGCCGACTTGTCGGCTTATCCCCTTGTCGTCGTCCCCGCCCTGTACCTGATGACGGAGGCCGCCGGGAACAACCTCAGGGCGTACGTCGAGAACGGCGGCACACTCGTCGTGTCGTACTTCTCCGGCATCGTCGACGAGCACGACGCCGTCCACGCGGGTGCCCATCCGGGCGCGCTGCGGGACGTCCTGGGCCTGACCGTCGAGGAGTTCTCGCCGCTCCTGCCGGGCGAGTTGGTGCGGATCATCGGCCCTGACGGCTCCGAGCTCACCGGCGACGTGTGGACGGAGTTCGTCGTCCCGCGCGGCGCCGAGACGGTGTGGACCTACGCCGACGGCCTGGCCGCCGGTCACCCCGCCGTCACCCGGCACCGCCACGGCGCGGGCACGGCCTGGTACGTCTCCACGCGCCTGGCCGCCCAGGGCCTCGACGCGCTGCTCGGCTGGGCCGCCGAGGACGCCCAGCTCCCCTCGAGCGCCGACCTGCCCCACGACGTCGAGGTGGTCCGACGCAACGGAGAGTCCGGTTCCTACGTCTTCGTGGTCAACCACACCGCGTCGGAGGCCAAGGTGCCCCTGGACGCGGCGGGCACCGAACTGCTGACCGGCGAACGTGCCGCGGGCCGCCTCGCCGTCCCGGCGGGCGCCGTCCGGGTCGTACGGCTCGACGGCTGA
- a CDS encoding alpha/beta hydrolase, translating into MPSPFSWDEPEGLAARGTLIVLAGRGEHGGVYERFGRRLAFDAYRVRALGDASADPAVLDEAAKLLADESLPGPKVLVGSDTGALYAARLAAERTPGADALILVGLPTSPWTAGSWEAELEVRTGCPTHQGRLANDPHFRRGALDSAPELPELHLDRVQIPVLALHGKDDTVSPVDEALAAYAGVRTVLFNGGRHDVLNDALHRTAAATVVLFLERLRLSPELPPIAEERA; encoded by the coding sequence ATGCCCTCACCCTTCTCCTGGGACGAACCCGAAGGTCTCGCGGCGCGCGGCACCCTGATCGTGCTGGCCGGCCGTGGCGAACACGGCGGTGTGTACGAGCGTTTCGGCCGCCGGCTCGCCTTCGACGCCTACCGGGTCCGCGCCCTCGGTGACGCGTCCGCCGATCCGGCCGTGCTCGACGAGGCGGCCAAGCTCCTCGCCGACGAGTCGCTGCCCGGCCCGAAGGTACTGGTCGGCTCCGACACCGGCGCGCTGTACGCCGCCCGGTTGGCCGCCGAGCGGACGCCCGGCGCCGACGCCCTGATCCTCGTCGGTCTGCCCACCTCCCCCTGGACGGCAGGGAGCTGGGAGGCCGAGCTCGAGGTCCGTACCGGCTGCCCCACCCACCAGGGGCGCCTCGCGAACGACCCGCACTTCCGGCGGGGCGCCCTCGACTCGGCCCCCGAACTGCCCGAACTCCACCTCGACCGCGTTCAGATCCCCGTCCTGGCGCTGCACGGCAAGGACGACACGGTGAGCCCGGTCGACGAGGCCCTCGCCGCGTACGCGGGTGTCCGGACGGTCCTGTTCAACGGTGGCCGGCACGACGTCCTCAACGACGCCCTGCACCGCACCGCCGCCGCCACGGTCGTCCTCTTCCTGGAGCGGCTGCGCCTGTCTCCCGAACTTCCGCCGATCGCCGAGGAGCGGGCATGA
- a CDS encoding LysR family transcriptional regulator, giving the protein MPQPVLDIVALRSLTAIADCGGFHRAALALTLSQSAVSQHVRKLEKILGRPVVEREGRGTRFTAEGRLLLEQARRIIAVHDEAVRTLLGADGDTVTIGSTEHAADQFLPRLTAAVEAVRPGCRVRFRIDRSARLVEAVERGSVDVAVYVTEAAATEGTRVGGLPLTWHAVPGWEPPRAPAPVPLVAIEDPCAIRRRAIATLAARGVPATVVGDAGYLAGVLDIARTGQGVALLAAVGPAPDGLTPYEGLPEVTPIPMSALARPGADPATVEAAFAAVRELLA; this is encoded by the coding sequence ATGCCCCAACCCGTCCTGGACATCGTGGCCCTGCGCAGCCTGACCGCGATAGCCGACTGTGGCGGCTTCCACCGCGCCGCCCTGGCCCTGACCCTGAGCCAGTCCGCCGTCAGCCAGCACGTGCGCAAACTGGAGAAAATCCTGGGGCGGCCCGTCGTGGAGCGCGAGGGACGCGGCACCCGTTTCACCGCCGAGGGGCGCCTGCTGCTCGAACAGGCCCGTCGGATCATCGCCGTCCACGACGAGGCCGTACGCACACTCCTCGGTGCCGACGGCGACACGGTCACGATCGGTTCCACCGAGCACGCCGCCGACCAGTTCCTGCCCCGGCTGACCGCCGCTGTCGAGGCGGTACGGCCCGGCTGCCGGGTCCGCTTCCGCATCGACCGCTCCGCACGGCTCGTGGAGGCCGTGGAGCGCGGAAGCGTGGATGTCGCGGTGTACGTCACCGAGGCCGCCGCGACCGAGGGCACCCGCGTCGGCGGACTACCGCTGACCTGGCACGCCGTGCCCGGCTGGGAGCCGCCGCGGGCGCCCGCTCCGGTGCCGCTGGTGGCCATCGAGGACCCGTGCGCGATCCGCCGCCGGGCCATCGCGACCCTGGCCGCGCGAGGAGTGCCCGCCACCGTCGTCGGGGACGCCGGCTATCTGGCGGGCGTCCTGGACATCGCCCGTACGGGGCAGGGAGTGGCGCTGCTGGCGGCGGTCGGCCCCGCCCCCGACGGGCTGACTCCCTACGAGGGTCTGCCCGAGGTCACCCCGATCCCCATGAGCGCGCTCGCCCGCCCGGGCGCGGACCCGGCAACCGTCGAGGCGGCCTTCGCCGCCGTACGGGAGTTGCTGGCGTAG
- a CDS encoding ABC transporter ATP-binding protein — protein MADSVEIRGLSRAFDGNTVLHALDLDIRDGEFVALLGHSGCGKSTLLRILAGLDEEIGGEVTVPARRSAAFQSPRLLPWLKVWRNVVLGLPGRPDRALAERALAEVGIADRASVWPKTLSGGQAQRVSLARALVREPELLLLDEPFGALDALTRGRVQQLVAELWQRHGCAILLVTHDVEEALLLADRVLVMDEGRIAHELTVDLPRPRDLTAPEFVTLRARLLNWLGVTRTLEGTSS, from the coding sequence ATGGCCGACAGTGTGGAGATACGGGGGCTTTCGCGGGCCTTCGACGGCAACACCGTGCTGCACGCACTCGATCTCGACATCCGGGACGGCGAGTTCGTGGCCCTGCTCGGCCACAGCGGGTGCGGAAAGTCGACGCTGCTCAGGATCCTCGCCGGGCTCGACGAGGAGATCGGCGGCGAGGTCACCGTGCCCGCCCGCCGCAGTGCCGCCTTCCAGTCGCCGAGGCTGCTGCCGTGGCTGAAGGTGTGGCGCAACGTCGTCCTCGGGCTGCCGGGGCGTCCGGACCGTGCCCTGGCCGAGCGGGCCCTCGCCGAGGTCGGCATCGCCGACCGGGCCTCCGTGTGGCCCAAAACGCTCTCCGGGGGCCAGGCCCAGCGCGTCTCCCTGGCTCGCGCTCTGGTCCGCGAGCCGGAACTGCTGCTCCTGGACGAGCCGTTCGGCGCCCTCGACGCCCTCACCCGGGGCCGGGTGCAGCAGCTGGTGGCCGAGCTGTGGCAGCGGCACGGCTGCGCGATCCTCCTGGTCACCCATGACGTGGAGGAGGCACTGCTGCTCGCCGACCGGGTGCTGGTGATGGACGAGGGCCGCATCGCCCACGAGCTCACCGTCGACCTGCCCCGCCCCCGTGACCTGACCGCCCCCGAGTTCGTCACCCTGCGCGCCCGCCTCCTGAACTGGCTCGGCGTGACCCGTACGTTGGAAGGAACCTCCTCGTGA